Genomic segment of Sutcliffiella horikoshii:
GAGAAGAAATTAGTTATAGAACAGAAACACATACAGAAATGCAAGAAGTGACAAGAACTATAACCAAAACAAAAACTGAATATAGACTAGAATTAGTTAAGAAAACTCGACAAGAAGCCTATGAAGAATGGGAATCCTCTCCCTATATAGATGATTACGGAAATCTGGCTTGTTGTATTTACAAAAAAGTAACAAAATATAAAACAGTAGAATATTACGAGGAAGAGCTAGTTCCTTATGAAGTTGAATACGAAGAAGAAATAACTGTTGAAGAAGAAGTAGAGGTTGAGGTGATAATAGAAATAAAGACTATTATTCGTACCAGAAGACAGTTATTCAACTCCACAGAAAATGAAACAGAAGACTATACCACCTTTGATAATATATTAAATAGTTATAACATGGGGGAAAAAGACAAGCAGTTAATAGACGGGTTATATGAACTTGTAGGTGGATTAAGTAATTATACACAATGGCTAGAAGGATATAGTGGTGGCTCATGGGGCGGAGGTTTCAATGGGAATATAATTCCTGGCGATAATGTCCCTCCTCAGTACATGCCAATATATTTATCTGCAGAAGCGGCTTTTGGAGTAGATTGGTATGTCATAGCAGCTTTACACTATGTAGAAACAGGTTATTCTACCCACCCAACTATGATTAGTAACATGGGGGCTGTTGGACATTTTCAGTTCTTAAAAAGAACGTGGGTTGGTTGGAGCTTTAGTGGGAATATAACAGACACCATCCTAGTTAGTTTAGATCATATTACTCGACACAGGGGATTTGGAACTGATGCAAATGATGATAAGAAAGCAGATCCTTGGGATTTAGAAGATGCTGCGTTTTCTGCAGCAAGATACCTTGCGCACTCTGGATACAAAACTGACCCACGCAAATCAATTTTTGAGTATAACCGAGCTGATTGGTATGTCGATAAGGTCTTAACTAAGGCAGAAGAAATAAGAGTACAAGCAACTTACGAGCCAGATTCAGGGATGCCTCCTATTACGCCTGGTCATTATATGGCTCCTACTACAGGTCCGATAACTTCTGGCTATGGCGAAAGATGGGGGACAAACCATAATGGGATAGATATTGGTAGAAAAATAAATGGGAAAGATAGAAGTAATGTGCCTGTAGTATCAATTGGAGATGGGACAGTAATAAGCTCTTACTATTCCAATTCTTATGGAAACTGTATAATAGTTAGACATAATTTTGATGGAGTACAATATGAATCGCTATATGCCCATCTAGAAAATAGAGCTGTAACTCAGGGACAGACAGTTAAGAAAGGGGCATTCCTCGGATATATGGGAAATACAGGGTTTTCTACGGGCCCGCATCTACATTTTGAACTTCACCAACCCGCTTGGAATGGAAATAAGACAGGGGCATTTAATCCTTTATCAAATAATAAAGGGATAATCATTAGTATCCCTGGGTCGTAGAAGGGAGTGTGTATATGAATCTAAAACAACTTTTTCTAATATGTTTTTTATGTATAGTTTTCCTAGCTGTTGTAGGGGGATATACTTATAAATATTTTAATCCAGAAGAAGTAAAATATAAAGAAATTAGTAGTGACGAAGCAGTCGATACTATTAACAATCTACGTAATCAAATAGAAAAGGTAGAGGTAGCTTCAATGTCCTGGATAAGTGGTGTCGACGATAATTCCGACATAGGATACTTAACAGAAGTAGATGAAGAAATTTTAGCTGCTAATGCCAATCCAGAAGAAGCAATTAAATATTTATTGGGCAGTCTTCAAATGGAAGATCCGGATGCATTTTCTCAAGCGTTTGAACCATCTATTTTTTCTAATGCAATATTTGAACACCCAAACGATGATAAGTACGAAGCTTTGCTGGAAATTATGAATGATTTATCTAGGGGCAATACTCTTGTATCTGGTGAGATACTTACAAAGGACTACTCTTTTAGTGTAAAGAACTTTGATAATACGACAGTAATATTAGAATATAAAGATGGAAATAAAGTAAACATAGAAATCTCTTTAGCATTTCAAACGTATAATCATGGTCAGAATGCAAAGGGAATTGTCTTTATTTCAACATCTCCAAACGAAATTATAAGACAGATAAAAGATCAAGTATAAAGAAAAGAAAGAGCCATACATTAATTATGGCTCTTTCCTGTTAAGTTTATAAACTCATCAAACGTAAGGTGTTTTCTTATAGTTTTGTATGAGGGCAGCGAATTCTTCTTAGCATATTCATTCCAATTAAGTTGGTTTAGATAACTATTAGGGTGCTCTTTTAATAGACTTATTATTTCATCTTTCTGATATGACTTAGGCGCAGGTCTAGGAGTAGTTTTAACCCCAATTGTTTCTTGCGCTAGTTTCCAACTACTAAAATGATTAATAATTGTCCTACTAGAAGGCAAATCTTCTTTCAAAGCATATTCATCCCACTCTAGAGCAGTTGTTAGATAATTGCTATGCTCGTGCAGTAGCCTTTTCATTTCGTCTTCATTTAGAGTTACTCTTCTTCTAGTACTTACCCCCAGTAGTTCTTTTACTTTACGCCAGCTCCCTACACTTTTTATTAAATAGTAAGAGGATGGCAGGCCATGTATTTTTGCATACTGATCCCATTCACTTCTACTGGTTAGCTTATCTTGATGTTGTTTTAATTTATGAAGGTAGTTTAAGTCCAATGCTTTTTAACTCCTTATTCAAATCATTATAGATTAAGCTCGCCATTTCATGATTATGAGCTCTATATAGCCTAATTACTTCTAAGGGTTCTTTCTCAAAAATCGCCATTTCTTTCTTACCAGATATATGATCAATTAAATCATTATATTCTTTTAAATAGACTAAAGAGTGGTGTACTAAATGATGTTTTAAATGTATATTGTTAGAAATCCCGCTAAAAAACTTTTCAAGTTCAGGTTCTTTACTTAAGTCCTTTTCCACAATTAGGGTTAATTTATTGCTATATATCGTATCGGGATATTCTTTCAGGATTAATAAACTGTCTTCTCCTGGAGATTGAAAAACTACTTCATATCCAGTAAAACCATATACATCTTTATAACCTTCTGCACTCCATTCTGGCTTGTAATAAGTTTGCTCACTAGTGGCGTTAGTTTGCCAACCGTATAGCTTACAGCA
This window contains:
- a CDS encoding peptidoglycan DD-metalloendopeptidase family protein, with amino-acid sequence MEQRELEEQHQSNPVKEAAANQIKKKGRKLAAKALKKGAKLAAKAAAKGIAALVKVLLSLAAIIGIPLLIKITIIISLILIVMLVSVFLLGGLGSDSELDGDYRILNEYIIEQANNTVDMSKPEQARYKVPEGLVAAVIQIDGLSEESNINNYKDLIKRMTTSLKPEFTYESFNEYEEIETTVCEDGVCGSPSLEKIDHWVSKLTFADYWNGFTSIQHDPYLTNWTTREEISYRTETHTEMQEVTRTITKTKTEYRLELVKKTRQEAYEEWESSPYIDDYGNLACCIYKKVTKYKTVEYYEEELVPYEVEYEEEITVEEEVEVEVIIEIKTIIRTRRQLFNSTENETEDYTTFDNILNSYNMGEKDKQLIDGLYELVGGLSNYTQWLEGYSGGSWGGGFNGNIIPGDNVPPQYMPIYLSAEAAFGVDWYVIAALHYVETGYSTHPTMISNMGAVGHFQFLKRTWVGWSFSGNITDTILVSLDHITRHRGFGTDANDDKKADPWDLEDAAFSAARYLAHSGYKTDPRKSIFEYNRADWYVDKVLTKAEEIRVQATYEPDSGMPPITPGHYMAPTTGPITSGYGERWGTNHNGIDIGRKINGKDRSNVPVVSIGDGTVISSYYSNSYGNCIIVRHNFDGVQYESLYAHLENRAVTQGQTVKKGAFLGYMGNTGFSTGPHLHFELHQPAWNGNKTGAFNPLSNNKGIIISIPGS